In a single window of the Streptomyces sp. CGMCC 4.7035 genome:
- a CDS encoding ABC transporter substrate-binding protein: MHNTPSGLSVPGPSRRTLLRGIGGAAALSAGIPLLSACAGSSGSGGDAKTVTLGSNASDAVPKKAFAEIYAAFKTKSGLTVDVNTKDHNTFQEQINSYLQGTPDDVFNWFAGYRMQFFAAKKLASPIDDVWAKIGDNFPDAMKKLSKGEDGKYYFVPLYTYPWALFYRKSVFKQHGYQVPTTWDQLVALCKQMKKDGLVPIAFGDKDAWPAMGTFDQINFRLNGYDFHVELMAGKASWTDAKVKATFDHWAELLPYHQDGFMGRTWQDAAQTLVSKKAGMYLLGSFVAQQFTNKADLDDLDFFAFPEINSAFGQDTVEAPTDGFMVSKAPKNKDGVTKLLEFLGTPEAESIYLKADSSVVAASSKADTSSYTPLQKKAYEMISGAKSLTQFMDRDSRPDFTSTVMQPALQKFLQNPKGVDSLLSNIERQKKTIFASS; encoded by the coding sequence ATGCACAACACCCCGTCCGGTCTCTCCGTCCCCGGTCCGAGCCGCCGCACCCTGCTGCGCGGGATAGGCGGCGCGGCAGCGCTGAGCGCGGGCATACCCCTGCTGAGCGCCTGCGCGGGCAGCTCCGGTTCCGGCGGTGACGCCAAGACCGTCACGCTCGGCTCCAACGCCTCGGACGCCGTGCCGAAGAAGGCCTTCGCCGAGATCTACGCGGCCTTCAAGACGAAGTCCGGCCTCACGGTCGACGTGAACACCAAGGACCACAACACCTTCCAGGAGCAGATCAACTCCTACCTCCAGGGCACGCCGGACGACGTGTTCAACTGGTTCGCCGGCTACCGCATGCAGTTCTTCGCGGCCAAGAAGCTCGCCTCGCCGATCGACGACGTGTGGGCGAAGATCGGGGACAACTTCCCCGACGCCATGAAGAAGCTCAGCAAGGGCGAGGACGGCAAGTACTACTTCGTGCCGCTGTACACGTACCCGTGGGCGCTGTTCTACCGGAAGAGCGTCTTCAAGCAGCACGGCTACCAGGTCCCCACCACCTGGGACCAGCTCGTCGCCCTGTGCAAGCAGATGAAGAAGGACGGTCTCGTCCCGATCGCGTTCGGCGACAAGGACGCCTGGCCGGCGATGGGCACGTTCGACCAGATCAACTTCCGTCTCAACGGCTACGACTTCCACGTCGAGCTGATGGCGGGCAAGGCGTCCTGGACCGACGCCAAGGTGAAGGCGACCTTCGACCACTGGGCCGAGCTCCTCCCGTACCACCAGGACGGCTTCATGGGCCGCACCTGGCAGGACGCCGCGCAGACCCTGGTGTCGAAGAAGGCCGGCATGTACCTCCTGGGCTCCTTCGTGGCCCAGCAGTTCACCAACAAGGCCGACCTGGACGACCTCGACTTCTTCGCCTTCCCGGAGATCAACTCCGCGTTCGGCCAGGACACCGTCGAGGCGCCCACCGACGGCTTCATGGTCAGCAAGGCCCCGAAGAACAAGGACGGCGTCACCAAGCTCCTGGAGTTCCTGGGCACCCCGGAGGCCGAGTCGATCTACCTCAAGGCCGACTCCAGCGTCGTGGCCGCCTCCAGCAAGGCCGACACCTCCTCGTACACCCCGCTGCAGAAGAAGGCGTACGAGATGATCAGCGGCGCCAAGAGCCTCACCCAGTTCATGGACCGCGACAGCCGGCCGGACTTCACCTCCACGGTGATGCAGCCCGCCCTGCAGAAGTTCCTCCAGAACCCCAAGGGCGTCGACAGCCTGCTGTCGAACATCGAGCGCCAGAAGAAGACGATCTTCGCCTCCTCATGA
- a CDS encoding copper resistance CopC/CopD family protein → MGAGRVGGGPSRAAARAGRLRALVFVLLVVPFALLAGAGSASAHAALKGTDPVDGSVLKTAPKAVTLTFTESVGLLDNSVRVLDPENRRVHTGRQEHADGRSNTARVTLPAGLAQGTYIVAWRVVSADSHPVSGALTFSVGKQSATTAVLPSDQAQDAATATLYDIARYVAYGGLALLLGVIAFATVTGVAAARGLLVGGWWALLASTLALLLLRGPYERGTDPTTAFDLALVRDTATSRPGLALLTRVVVLVVAAVADRAWLAPTGREDRTGDGVRAAVGRPRIAIAILLSLALALTWAVAEHASAGIQVPVAMTSAVLHLLAMAVWLGGLAALLTALYRTPEELLAPTVARFSRLAFTAVVVLVATGAYQSWRGLGSLDALTSTPYGRLLTAKLVAVLLLLTAAAYSRRWTTHLALPRVAETVGAEAALREGAVSVWAATAPEAASGDATVSARAGGTGRTEAALRVGDAVSVRVSGPGTLRAELESGAVRAELGRGAGEEPSPFRRALRRSVLAEVTIGIVVLVITTLLTGAQPGRAATEAAEATAEAGQPLGSATVIPFDVGTPGGHGKVQIELTPGRVGENSVQAVIFGPDGGIATVPELRLTFTFAERGIGPLDAKVTDRGGYWAADTLNLPLAGTWTMKATVRTTDLDQVTVSKTVRIG, encoded by the coding sequence GTGGGCGCAGGACGCGTGGGTGGGGGACCTTCGAGGGCGGCAGCGCGCGCGGGGCGGCTGCGGGCCCTCGTGTTCGTACTGCTCGTCGTCCCCTTCGCCCTGCTCGCGGGCGCCGGTTCCGCGTCCGCGCACGCCGCGCTGAAGGGCACCGATCCGGTGGACGGCAGCGTGCTGAAGACGGCACCGAAGGCGGTCACGCTCACCTTCACCGAGTCGGTCGGCCTGCTGGACAACTCCGTCCGTGTACTCGACCCGGAGAACCGGCGGGTCCACACGGGCAGGCAGGAGCACGCCGACGGCCGTTCGAACACGGCACGGGTCACGCTCCCCGCGGGCCTCGCGCAGGGCACGTACATCGTCGCCTGGCGGGTGGTCTCCGCGGACAGTCACCCGGTGTCCGGCGCGCTCACGTTCTCCGTCGGCAAGCAGTCCGCGACCACGGCGGTGCTGCCGTCCGACCAGGCCCAGGACGCCGCCACCGCGACGCTCTACGACATCGCCCGCTATGTCGCCTACGGCGGCCTGGCCCTGCTGCTCGGCGTCATCGCGTTCGCGACCGTGACCGGTGTGGCGGCGGCCCGCGGGCTGCTCGTGGGCGGCTGGTGGGCGCTGCTGGCGTCCACGCTCGCGCTGCTGCTGCTCCGGGGCCCGTACGAACGGGGCACCGACCCGACGACGGCCTTCGACCTCGCGCTCGTGCGCGACACGGCGACGAGCCGCCCGGGACTGGCCCTGCTGACACGGGTGGTGGTGCTCGTCGTGGCGGCGGTGGCCGACCGGGCGTGGCTCGCGCCCACGGGGCGCGAGGACCGGACCGGTGACGGCGTCCGCGCCGCCGTCGGCCGCCCCCGCATCGCGATCGCGATCCTTCTGTCGCTCGCCCTGGCCCTCACCTGGGCGGTGGCCGAGCACGCCTCCGCCGGAATCCAGGTCCCCGTGGCGATGACCTCGGCGGTGCTGCACCTGCTGGCGATGGCCGTGTGGCTGGGCGGCCTGGCGGCCCTCCTCACGGCGCTGTACCGGACGCCCGAGGAGCTTTTGGCCCCCACGGTCGCGCGCTTCTCCCGGCTGGCCTTCACGGCCGTCGTCGTGCTGGTCGCCACCGGTGCCTACCAGTCCTGGCGCGGCCTCGGCTCCCTCGACGCGCTCACCTCCACGCCGTACGGCAGGCTGCTCACGGCCAAGCTGGTCGCGGTCCTGCTCCTGCTGACGGCGGCGGCGTACTCACGCCGCTGGACGACCCACCTGGCACTACCGAGGGTGGCGGAGACGGTGGGGGCAGAGGCGGCCCTGAGAGAGGGCGCCGTGTCCGTGTGGGCGGCGACGGCGCCGGAGGCAGCCTCCGGGGACGCCACCGTGTCCGCACGGGCGGGCGGGACGGGACGGACGGAGGCGGCCCTGAGGGTCGGCGACGCCGTGTCCGTACGGGTTTCGGGCCCGGGGACCCTGCGCGCGGAACTGGAGTCGGGAGCCGTGCGCGCGGAGCTGGGACGGGGAGCCGGCGAGGAGCCGTCGCCGTTTCGGCGGGCCCTGCGTCGCTCGGTGCTGGCGGAGGTCACGATCGGGATCGTGGTGCTCGTGATCACGACGCTGCTGACGGGCGCGCAGCCCGGCCGGGCTGCGACCGAGGCGGCGGAGGCCACGGCGGAGGCCGGGCAGCCCCTCGGCTCCGCCACGGTGATCCCCTTCGACGTGGGCACGCCCGGCGGACACGGCAAGGTGCAGATCGAACTGACGCCGGGACGGGTGGGCGAGAACAGCGTCCAGGCCGTGATCTTCGGGCCCGACGGCGGTATCGCGACCGTCCCCGAACTGCGCCTCACCTTCACGTTCGCGGAACGTGGCATCGGCCCCCTCGACGCGAAGGTCACCGACCGGGGTGGCTACTGGGCCGCGGACACGCTGAACCTCCCGCTGGCGGGCACCTGGACGATGAAGGCGACGGTCCGTACGACCGACCTCGACCAGGTCACAGTGTCGAAGACTGTGCGAATCGGCTGA
- a CDS encoding SDR family NAD(P)-dependent oxidoreductase codes for MPVVSGLLTGQVALVTGAGGGIGRGIALRFAEEGAAVAVHCRTSVAAAHDVAARIRDTGGRAVVLRADLTAEDECRRLVGEAAEWGGGRLTALVNNAGVQPVRELGGMTAAEWRAVVDANLSSVFACTQAAAEVMREAGGGSVTHIASIEAAHPAPAHAHYCASKAAVVMHARSAALEYGPYGIRVNSVSPGLIEREGLAEAWPDGVSRWQRAVPTGRLGRPEDVGDACVFLASPLASWITGHDLVVDGGVSARPTW; via the coding sequence GTGCCGGTCGTGAGCGGGCTGCTGACGGGGCAGGTGGCCCTCGTCACCGGGGCGGGCGGAGGCATCGGCCGGGGGATCGCCCTGCGCTTCGCCGAGGAGGGTGCGGCGGTCGCCGTGCACTGCCGTACGTCGGTGGCGGCGGCGCACGACGTGGCCGCGCGCATCCGGGACACGGGCGGGCGGGCCGTCGTACTCCGGGCCGACCTGACGGCGGAGGACGAGTGCCGGCGCCTGGTCGGTGAGGCGGCCGAGTGGGGCGGTGGGCGGCTGACGGCGCTGGTCAACAACGCGGGGGTGCAGCCGGTGCGGGAACTGGGCGGGATGACGGCCGCCGAGTGGCGGGCGGTGGTCGACGCCAACCTGTCGAGCGTGTTCGCCTGTACGCAGGCAGCGGCGGAGGTGATGCGCGAGGCGGGCGGCGGCTCGGTCACCCACATCGCCTCGATCGAGGCCGCGCACCCCGCCCCGGCGCACGCCCACTACTGCGCGTCCAAGGCCGCCGTCGTCATGCACGCCCGGTCGGCGGCCCTGGAGTACGGCCCGTACGGCATCCGCGTCAACAGCGTCTCGCCCGGCCTGATCGAACGCGAGGGCCTGGCGGAGGCCTGGCCGGACGGGGTGAGCCGGTGGCAACGTGCGGTGCCCACCGGTCGTCTGGGCCGTCCCGAGGACGTCGGCGACGCCTGCGTGTTCCTGGCCTCGCCGCTCGCGTCCTGGATCACGGGCCACGACCTGGTGGTGGACGGCGGGGTGTCGGCCCGGCCGACGTGGTGA
- a CDS encoding cupin domain-containing protein, which translates to MTPDDLVNHFGLEPIPREGGRFRRTWAGPERADGRPEGTAIIALLTAEPDDYSALHRLPADEVWHFYLGDPLELLLLDPDGGARTAVLGPDLLGGQHVQFTVPAGTWMGGRVAAGGAWTLFGCTMTPGFTYEGYEHGDADRLTARYPAEAARIAGLCRS; encoded by the coding sequence GTGACCCCTGACGACCTCGTCAACCACTTCGGCCTGGAACCGATCCCGCGCGAGGGCGGGCGGTTCCGGCGGACCTGGGCGGGACCGGAGCGCGCCGACGGACGGCCGGAAGGCACCGCGATCATCGCCCTGCTGACGGCGGAACCGGACGACTACTCGGCGCTGCACCGCCTCCCGGCGGACGAGGTCTGGCACTTCTACCTCGGCGATCCGCTGGAACTGCTGCTCCTGGATCCGGACGGCGGCGCCCGTACGGCGGTCCTCGGACCGGACCTCCTCGGCGGCCAGCACGTCCAGTTCACCGTGCCGGCCGGCACCTGGATGGGCGGGCGGGTCGCCGCGGGCGGGGCATGGACGCTGTTCGGGTGCACGATGACGCCGGGCTTCACCTACGAGGGGTACGAGCACGGGGACGCGGACCGGCTGACCGCCCGCTATCCGGCCGAGGCGGCCCGGATCGCGGGGCTGTGCCGGTCGTGA
- a CDS encoding GNAT family N-acetyltransferase, with protein MTTDAYGPARETVHEQLVDGFGTVRILPLDPQADAEVIHAWVSEERAAFWGMNGLTKDQVAGIYAHMGTLDTHHAFLAVKDGEPVALLQTYEPEADRVGECYDVEPGDIGVHLLLAPAGTGGPRPGWTSALLAAFTSYVLSGLDRRRIVVDPDVRNEKAIARFLRQGFVPGPAVVLPEIDLPDVYLPEKRARLAFLTREAAFGN; from the coding sequence ATGACCACCGACGCCTACGGCCCCGCCCGCGAGACCGTCCACGAACAGCTGGTCGACGGCTTCGGCACCGTCCGCATCCTGCCTCTCGACCCGCAGGCCGACGCGGAGGTGATCCATGCCTGGGTGAGCGAGGAACGCGCGGCCTTCTGGGGCATGAACGGGCTCACGAAGGATCAGGTGGCCGGGATCTACGCGCACATGGGCACGCTCGACACCCACCACGCCTTCCTCGCCGTCAAGGACGGCGAACCGGTCGCGCTGCTGCAGACCTACGAACCGGAGGCCGACCGGGTCGGCGAGTGCTACGACGTGGAGCCCGGCGACATCGGCGTCCACCTCCTTCTCGCTCCCGCCGGAACGGGCGGCCCGCGGCCGGGCTGGACGTCGGCCCTGCTGGCCGCCTTCACGTCGTACGTCCTGAGCGGCCTCGACCGGCGGCGGATCGTCGTCGACCCCGACGTGCGCAACGAGAAGGCCATCGCCCGCTTCCTGCGCCAGGGCTTCGTCCCCGGGCCGGCCGTCGTCCTGCCCGAGATCGACCTCCCGGACGTGTACCTGCCCGAGAAGCGCGCCCGGTTGGCGTTCCTCACCCGGGAAGCGGCCTTCGGCAACTAG
- a CDS encoding penicillin acylase family protein, with product MTTEIYRDEWGIPHLRADDALALARAQGRVTALDRAWQLEVERHRAQGTSASFLGPEALAWDRFARRARLDDTARRCFAALEGQDPETATWLRAYADGVNDGLGEGARRTPEFAGTGLAPGRWEPWHPLGVWLATHILFAGFPAKLWREEVAEHLGEDAVALFATDGPGTSGSNGWIVGGERTDTGQAIIAGDPHRFIEDPGVYQQIHLSCPEFDVVGLAVPGLPGIAHFGHTGTVAWAITNAMADYQDLYRERLRRTADGGVEALDPDGQWRTAARLIETVEVAGGDPVEVEVVETARGPVVIGGPEGTGTDAHTPLAVALRYPPRVTEDLGVSAFLPLLRSRDVADIDRALERWAEPVNVVLAADVDGGVLHRVAGQVPLRAEANRTRLVPAWDPGHEWRGWHDMPRGGVENGIAVMANQRGPASPLGVEFAPGHRAARIRDLLNEKRTWSAPDMPAIHMDTHLASAAPLLDRLSALDDLTPEAHALRDRLLRWDRRMDAGSTESAAYAAVRGAVVRRLAAHPAFAALATPPAYPDVFLPWLALVPRIGFALEHLLAAEELYGVDRATIVREAAEELYGVDRATIVREAVEEAATAEPAAWGDTHRLAPWRALPADAYDEPGLSGDHDCVLCTSAVPGLTDQSARGPAARYVWDLARRDHSLWVVPFGASGVPGSPHHRDQLPLWIEGDLVPVVTDWNRLEPEETDVNPKLSDESDEGERR from the coding sequence GTGACCACCGAGATCTACCGCGATGAGTGGGGCATCCCGCATCTGCGAGCCGACGACGCGCTCGCACTCGCCCGTGCCCAGGGCCGCGTCACCGCTCTGGACCGGGCCTGGCAGCTGGAGGTGGAGCGGCACCGCGCGCAGGGCACCTCGGCGTCCTTCCTCGGCCCCGAGGCCCTGGCCTGGGACCGGTTCGCGAGGCGGGCCCGCCTCGACGACACGGCCAGACGCTGTTTCGCCGCGCTGGAGGGACAGGACCCCGAGACGGCCACGTGGCTGCGCGCGTACGCCGACGGGGTCAACGACGGGCTGGGCGAAGGCGCCCGCCGCACACCGGAGTTCGCCGGGACCGGCCTCGCCCCCGGCCGTTGGGAGCCCTGGCACCCGCTCGGCGTCTGGCTGGCCACCCACATCCTGTTCGCCGGTTTCCCGGCCAAGCTCTGGCGCGAGGAGGTCGCGGAGCACCTCGGCGAGGACGCCGTCGCGCTATTCGCCACCGACGGACCCGGCACCTCCGGCAGCAACGGCTGGATCGTCGGCGGCGAGCGCACGGACACCGGGCAGGCCATCATCGCGGGCGACCCCCACCGCTTCATCGAGGACCCCGGCGTCTACCAGCAGATCCACCTCTCCTGCCCGGAGTTCGACGTCGTCGGCCTCGCCGTCCCGGGCCTTCCCGGCATCGCCCACTTCGGCCACACGGGCACGGTCGCCTGGGCGATCACCAACGCCATGGCCGACTACCAGGACCTCTACCGCGAACGCCTGCGCCGCACGGCGGACGGCGGCGTCGAGGCCCTCGACCCGGACGGGCAGTGGCGCACGGCCGCTCGGCTGATCGAGACGGTCGAGGTGGCCGGAGGCGATCCGGTGGAGGTGGAGGTCGTCGAGACGGCCAGGGGGCCGGTCGTCATCGGCGGCCCGGAGGGAACCGGCACCGACGCGCACACCCCTCTTGCCGTCGCCCTGCGCTACCCGCCCCGCGTGACCGAGGACCTCGGCGTCAGCGCCTTCCTCCCCCTCCTCCGCTCCCGTGACGTCGCCGACATCGACCGGGCGCTGGAGAGATGGGCCGAGCCCGTCAACGTCGTGCTGGCGGCGGACGTCGACGGCGGCGTGCTGCACCGTGTCGCCGGCCAGGTGCCCCTGCGCGCCGAGGCCAACCGGACCCGGCTCGTCCCCGCCTGGGATCCCGGTCACGAGTGGCGGGGCTGGCACGACATGCCCCGGGGAGGCGTCGAGAACGGCATCGCCGTGATGGCCAACCAGCGCGGCCCGGCCTCTCCCCTCGGCGTCGAGTTCGCCCCCGGGCACCGGGCCGCCCGCATCCGCGATCTGCTGAACGAGAAGCGCACGTGGTCCGCCCCGGACATGCCGGCCATCCACATGGACACTCATCTCGCCTCCGCCGCCCCCCTCCTGGACCGCCTCTCCGCCCTCGACGACCTCACTCCCGAGGCGCATGCCCTGCGCGACCGCCTTCTGCGCTGGGACCGGCGCATGGACGCCGGCAGCACGGAGTCGGCGGCCTACGCGGCGGTGCGCGGCGCGGTCGTCCGACGGCTCGCGGCGCACCCCGCCTTCGCCGCACTGGCCACCCCGCCCGCCTACCCGGACGTCTTCCTGCCCTGGCTCGCCCTCGTCCCCCGGATCGGCTTCGCCCTCGAACACCTGCTGGCCGCCGAGGAGCTGTACGGCGTCGACCGCGCGACGATCGTGCGGGAGGCCGCCGAGGAGCTGTACGGCGTCGACCGCGCGACGATCGTGCGGGAGGCCGTCGAGGAGGCGGCCACCGCGGAGCCGGCCGCCTGGGGCGACACCCACCGCCTCGCCCCTTGGCGCGCGCTGCCGGCCGACGCGTACGACGAACCCGGTCTCTCCGGCGACCACGACTGCGTCCTGTGCACCTCCGCCGTGCCCGGTCTGACCGATCAGAGCGCGCGCGGCCCCGCGGCCCGTTACGTCTGGGACCTCGCCCGCCGCGACCACAGCCTGTGGGTGGTCCCCTTCGGTGCCTCGGGCGTCCCGGGCTCGCCCCACCACCGCGACCAACTCCCCTTGTGGATCGAGGGCGATCTCGTCCCGGTCGTCACGGACTGGAACCGCCTCGAACCGGAGGAAACCGATGTGAACCCGAAACTGTCCGACGAATCCGACGAAGGAGAGCGACGATGA
- a CDS encoding siderophore-interacting protein, translated as MGQGQGQGRGWEGTVLRLLRAKDFVCTVTDAEDVTPHYRRLRLTDGGMLAATGVHPTMWVRLWFANDGRPHQRAYTLVDPDPAAGTFGLEFALHEGCASDWARAAKPGDTVEATVQGSAFPWPRPEPSHVFAIADPASLPALNSLLGALDPAPATIWFEGSADGLPFHTDPTRHDLRPVPRRDSGAHLVAEVKSALPVLLRTTPDPYVWIACDTMTTRALSAYVRKELGVAKQRVNALGYWRAA; from the coding sequence ATGGGGCAGGGGCAGGGGCAGGGGCGGGGCTGGGAGGGCACGGTCCTCCGGCTGCTGCGCGCGAAGGACTTTGTATGCACCGTGACGGACGCGGAGGACGTCACCCCGCACTACCGGCGACTGCGCCTGACCGACGGCGGCATGCTCGCGGCGACCGGTGTGCACCCCACGATGTGGGTACGGCTGTGGTTCGCGAACGACGGCAGGCCGCACCAGCGGGCGTACACGCTGGTCGACCCCGACCCGGCGGCCGGCACCTTCGGCCTGGAGTTCGCGCTCCACGAGGGGTGCGCCAGTGACTGGGCGCGGGCGGCGAAGCCCGGGGACACGGTCGAGGCGACGGTCCAGGGTTCGGCCTTCCCCTGGCCCCGGCCCGAGCCCTCACACGTCTTCGCGATCGCCGACCCGGCGTCGCTGCCCGCGCTCAACTCCCTTCTCGGCGCGCTGGATCCGGCCCCGGCGACCATCTGGTTCGAGGGCAGCGCCGACGGCCTTCCCTTCCACACCGACCCGACCCGCCACGACCTGCGCCCGGTCCCCCGCCGCGACTCCGGGGCCCATCTCGTCGCCGAGGTGAAGTCGGCCCTGCCCGTGCTGCTGCGGACCACCCCGGACCCGTACGTCTGGATCGCCTGCGACACCATGACGACACGGGCGCTGAGCGCGTACGTGCGCAAGGAACTGGGCGTGGCGAAGCAGCGGGTGAACGCGCTGGGGTACTGGCGCGCGGCCTGA
- a CDS encoding HhH-GPD-type base excision DNA repair protein, which yields MDVTLHLSQDPEADALLGRSPLAALIGMLLDQQVPMEWAFKGPRTIARRLGTDDLDAHEIAVRDPEVFAELLSQKPAVHRYPGSMAKRIQQLCQYLVEHYEGDPEAIWKDAGSGRELLKRLQELPGFGKQKAQIFLALLGKQLGVRPEGWREAAGPYGEANSYRSVADITGPDSLAKVRAHKQEMKAAAKAGKAAGR from the coding sequence ATGGACGTCACCCTTCACCTCTCCCAGGATCCCGAGGCCGACGCGCTCCTCGGACGCAGTCCGCTCGCCGCGCTGATCGGGATGCTGCTGGACCAGCAGGTTCCGATGGAGTGGGCGTTCAAGGGGCCCCGGACCATCGCGCGGCGGCTCGGCACGGACGACCTCGACGCGCACGAGATCGCGGTGCGGGACCCGGAGGTCTTCGCCGAGCTGCTGTCGCAGAAGCCCGCGGTACATCGCTACCCGGGGTCCATGGCCAAGCGGATCCAGCAGTTGTGCCAGTACCTCGTCGAGCACTACGAGGGGGACCCCGAGGCGATCTGGAAGGACGCCGGCAGCGGGCGGGAGCTGCTGAAGCGGCTCCAGGAACTGCCCGGGTTCGGCAAGCAGAAGGCACAGATCTTCCTCGCGCTGCTCGGCAAGCAGCTGGGCGTGCGGCCCGAGGGGTGGCGGGAGGCGGCGGGGCCGTACGGCGAGGCGAATTCGTACCGGTCCGTCGCCGACATCACCGGGCCCGACTCGCTGGCGAAGGTCCGCGCGCACAAGCAGGAGATGAAGGCCGCGGCGAAGGCGGGGAAGGCGGCGGGCAGGTAG
- a CDS encoding HdeD family acid-resistance protein: protein MTDIPSGSHMGPEYDDRRVHATRDAHGARPPSELEPPFEGLLHLLARTAWQVVLATGVASLILGILVLVWPGPSLRAAGVLFGLYLVVSGVLQLASAFGTHKATSLRVLAFISGALSILLGLFCFRGPMESVLLLALWIGIGWLFRGIAQTMAAAHDPAVPARGWQIFLGILTFVAGVVLIISPFTSITVLTLVAGWWLLVVGVVEIITAIRIRSRAERLPRTV from the coding sequence ATGACCGACATACCGAGCGGCTCCCACATGGGACCCGAGTACGACGACCGCCGCGTCCACGCCACGCGTGACGCGCACGGAGCGAGACCGCCGTCGGAGCTGGAGCCACCCTTCGAGGGGCTTCTGCACCTCCTGGCCCGCACCGCCTGGCAGGTCGTCCTGGCCACCGGCGTCGCGTCCCTGATCCTGGGCATCCTGGTCCTGGTCTGGCCGGGCCCGTCCCTGCGCGCCGCCGGGGTCCTCTTCGGCCTCTACCTCGTCGTCAGCGGCGTGCTCCAGCTGGCGTCCGCCTTCGGCACGCACAAGGCGACCTCGCTGCGCGTCCTGGCCTTCATCAGCGGCGCCCTGTCGATCCTGTTGGGCCTGTTCTGCTTCCGGGGCCCGATGGAGTCGGTGCTGCTGCTCGCCCTGTGGATCGGCATCGGCTGGCTGTTCCGTGGGATCGCCCAGACCATGGCCGCCGCCCACGACCCGGCGGTGCCCGCACGCGGTTGGCAGATCTTCCTCGGCATCCTCACCTTCGTCGCCGGGGTCGTGCTGATCATCTCGCCGTTCACCTCGATCACCGTGCTCACCCTGGTCGCCGGCTGGTGGCTGCTCGTGGTCGGCGTCGTCGAGATCATCACGGCGATCCGGATCCGGAGCCGTGCGGAGCGGCTTCCGCGCACCGTGTGA
- a CDS encoding type II toxin-antitoxin system VapB family antitoxin gives MIFKRIGNGRPYPDHGRESTRQWADVAPRPVRLDQLVTTKGQLDLETLLAEDSTFYGDLFAHVVKWQGDLYLEDGLHRAVRAALQQRQVLHARVLELD, from the coding sequence GTGATCTTCAAGCGCATCGGAAACGGCCGGCCGTACCCCGACCACGGCCGGGAAAGCACCCGGCAGTGGGCGGACGTCGCGCCGCGCCCGGTCCGCCTCGATCAGCTCGTGACGACCAAGGGCCAGCTCGACCTGGAAACCCTCCTCGCCGAGGACTCGACGTTCTACGGCGACCTCTTCGCGCATGTCGTGAAGTGGCAGGGCGACCTGTATCTGGAGGACGGCCTCCACCGCGCGGTTCGCGCGGCGCTTCAGCAGCGCCAGGTCCTGCACGCGAGAGTTCTCGAGCTCGACTGA
- a CDS encoding LytR C-terminal domain-containing protein, whose product MSMLTPPGMGGQYRITGDKYPRMRRPRRRGRLAFAIVASVAALGLIGWGTLQLIDVFTGGGDRASASGSKACTTKASASHAAAAKALPQPGQITVNVFNATARTGLAKETADELKKRGFRIGTVGNATKEYDKKVKGTGILLGAKASLGTSLPVLGTQLADAERRADASRKDPAVDLVLGDRFKSLTSKAEADKALAALTAPTPSPSAGKNTKKSC is encoded by the coding sequence ATGAGCATGCTGACTCCCCCCGGCATGGGCGGCCAGTACCGGATCACGGGGGACAAGTACCCGCGGATGCGCCGACCCCGGCGCCGCGGCAGGCTCGCGTTCGCGATCGTCGCGTCCGTGGCCGCGCTCGGCCTGATCGGCTGGGGGACCCTGCAGCTCATCGACGTCTTCACGGGCGGCGGCGACAGGGCGTCGGCGTCCGGCTCGAAGGCGTGCACGACCAAGGCGAGCGCGTCGCACGCGGCCGCCGCCAAGGCCCTGCCTCAGCCCGGCCAGATCACCGTCAACGTCTTCAACGCCACAGCTCGCACGGGCCTGGCCAAGGAGACCGCGGACGAGTTGAAGAAGCGCGGCTTCCGTATCGGCACCGTGGGCAACGCGACCAAGGAGTACGACAAGAAGGTCAAGGGCACCGGGATACTGCTCGGCGCCAAGGCCTCCCTCGGCACCTCGCTGCCGGTCCTCGGCACGCAGCTCGCGGACGCCGAGCGCCGCGCGGACGCGTCCCGCAAGGACCCGGCCGTCGACCTCGTCCTGGGAGACAGGTTCAAGTCGCTGACGAGCAAGGCGGAAGCGGACAAGGCACTCGCGGCGCTGACCGCGCCCACGCCGTCCCCGTCGGCGGGCAAGAACACCAAGAAGAGCTGCTGA